The following coding sequences lie in one Komagataeibacter sucrofermentans DSM 15973 genomic window:
- the hfq gene encoding RNA chaperone Hfq: MAKEPSQNVQDVFLNHVRRSKTPVTIFLVNGVKLQGIITWFDNFFVLLRRDGHTQLVYKHAISTVMPATPVSLFDPPAEDTEEPAATDGSPS, translated from the coding sequence GTGGCAAAAGAACCTTCACAGAATGTACAGGACGTGTTTCTCAACCACGTCCGCCGGTCGAAAACGCCGGTCACCATTTTCCTCGTCAATGGCGTCAAGCTTCAGGGCATCATCACCTGGTTTGACAATTTTTTCGTTCTGCTGCGGCGCGACGGGCATACGCAGCTTGTCTACAAGCACGCGATCAGCACCGTCATGCCCGCCACCCCCGTCAGCCTGTTTGATCCCCCGGCTGAGGATACGGAAGAACCTGCTGCCACGGATGGCAGCCCGTCGTGA
- the rpoH gene encoding RNA polymerase sigma factor RpoH translates to MASSALISGPENNLSKYLRDIRKFPMLSPEEELRLSHRWKDKGDTEAAHKLVTSHLRLVAKIAMGYRGYGLPVGELISEGNIGMMQAVRRFDPDRGFRLATYAMWWIRAAIQEYILHSWSLVKIGTTAAQKKLFFNLRRLKGQMQAIDDGDLQPEQVNKIAQSLGVPEQDVVNMNRRLAAPDHSLNAPLRMDGEGEWQDWLVDDNDNQEQTLAESEEYSGRQALLANAMKSLNDRERHILTERRLKDEPATLEELSHVYNISRERVRQIEVRAFEKVQAAMKTEVASRRARHAEGAEA, encoded by the coding sequence ATGGCCTCTTCTGCTCTTATTTCCGGTCCCGAAAACAACCTGTCCAAATATCTTCGGGATATCCGCAAATTCCCCATGCTCTCCCCCGAGGAGGAGCTTCGCCTTTCCCATCGCTGGAAGGACAAGGGCGACACTGAAGCCGCCCACAAGCTTGTCACCTCCCACCTGCGCCTCGTGGCCAAGATCGCCATGGGCTATCGTGGTTATGGCCTGCCGGTGGGCGAACTGATCAGCGAAGGCAATATCGGGATGATGCAGGCCGTGCGCCGCTTCGACCCCGATCGGGGCTTCCGCCTGGCCACATATGCCATGTGGTGGATCCGTGCCGCGATACAGGAATACATCCTGCATAGCTGGTCACTGGTGAAGATCGGCACAACCGCTGCCCAGAAAAAACTTTTCTTCAACCTGCGTCGCCTCAAGGGCCAGATGCAGGCCATTGACGATGGCGACCTCCAGCCCGAGCAGGTCAACAAGATCGCCCAGTCCCTCGGCGTGCCCGAGCAGGACGTGGTGAACATGAACCGCCGCCTCGCCGCCCCCGACCACAGCCTGAACGCGCCGCTGCGCATGGATGGCGAGGGCGAGTGGCAGGACTGGCTGGTGGATGACAACGACAACCAGGAACAGACCCTGGCCGAGAGCGAGGAATATTCCGGCCGTCAGGCGCTTCTGGCCAATGCCATGAAGTCGCTCAACGATCGCGAGCGCCACATCCTGACCGAGCGCAGGCTCAAGGATGAACCGGCCACGCTTGAAGAGCTGTCGCATGTCTACAACATCTCGCGCGAGCGGGTGCGCCAGATCGAGGTCCGCGCCTTTGAAAAGGTGCAGGCCGCGATGAAGACCGAAGTCGCATCACGCCGCGCCCGACATGCCGAGGGGGCTGAAGCCTGA
- a CDS encoding ATP phosphoribosyltransferase regulatory subunit — protein sequence MTDVPPFNPALLPAGFVDRLPPEAEAEAAGVETLMRVFAAHGYDRVTPPLLEFETTLLSGSGAAVAAQTFRLMDPDTRRMMALRPDMTPQIARIAATRLPDMPRPLRLSYAGPCVLMASNRGEGDRQISQAGVELIGPDGPHADAEIVALAAECLATLQVRGVSFDLTMPALTTALLDAGGFEGPVRSTLMRALDRKDAAAVARHGGDLAEVLIRLLHAAGPAQGALAELAAVDLPPAVRALSERLAGTVAAIEARVPGIRLTVDPVEFRGWQYHTGVCVSVYAAGQREELGRGGRYLSNDDEPACGITLRPDIILRAAPALPSRTRIFLPWGTPAEKAAALRAAGYATVSALGPDEDPLAQAALLACTQVVVNGQLVPVDGA from the coding sequence ATGACTGATGTCCCGCCGTTCAACCCAGCCCTTCTGCCTGCCGGGTTCGTGGACCGGCTCCCCCCCGAGGCCGAGGCCGAGGCTGCGGGCGTCGAGACCCTGATGCGCGTGTTCGCGGCCCATGGTTATGACCGCGTGACCCCGCCGCTGCTGGAATTCGAGACCACCCTGCTGTCTGGCTCGGGCGCGGCGGTGGCGGCGCAGACCTTCCGCCTGATGGACCCCGATACGCGGCGGATGATGGCCCTGCGGCCCGACATGACGCCCCAGATCGCCCGCATTGCCGCAACGCGCCTGCCTGACATGCCGCGCCCGCTGCGCCTGTCCTATGCCGGGCCGTGCGTGCTTATGGCCAGCAACCGGGGTGAGGGGGATCGGCAGATCTCGCAGGCGGGCGTGGAACTGATCGGCCCCGATGGCCCGCATGCGGATGCGGAAATCGTGGCCCTTGCCGCCGAGTGCCTGGCAACCCTGCAGGTGCGCGGCGTCTCCTTTGACCTGACCATGCCAGCGCTCACCACCGCCCTGCTTGATGCGGGCGGGTTCGAGGGGCCTGTGCGCAGCACGCTCATGCGCGCGCTTGACCGCAAGGATGCGGCTGCCGTGGCACGGCATGGCGGCGATTTGGCCGAGGTGCTGATCCGCCTTTTGCATGCGGCAGGCCCGGCGCAGGGCGCGCTGGCTGAACTCGCGGCGGTTGACCTGCCGCCCGCCGTCCGCGCGCTGAGCGAGCGGCTGGCGGGCACCGTTGCCGCCATCGAGGCCCGCGTGCCCGGCATCCGCCTGACGGTGGACCCGGTGGAGTTTCGCGGCTGGCAGTATCATACCGGCGTGTGCGTAAGCGTTTATGCCGCAGGCCAGCGCGAGGAGCTGGGCCGGGGCGGGCGCTACCTGTCCAATGATGATGAACCGGCCTGTGGCATTACCCTGCGGCCCGACATCATCCTGCGCGCGGCGCCGGCCCTGCCCAGCCGCACGCGCATCTTCCTGCCATGGGGCACGCCAGCGGAAAAGGCGGCTGCCCTCCGGGCTGCGGGCTATGCCACGGTCAGCGCCCTCGGGCCGGATGAAGACCCGCTGGCGCAGGCGGCCCTGCTGGCCTGCACGCAGGTGGTGGTGAATGGCCAGCTCGTGCCGGTGGATGGCGCCTGA
- a CDS encoding adenylosuccinate synthase: MSNVTVIGTQWGDEGKGKIVDWLASRADVVVRFQGGHNAGHTLVVGEQTYKLSLLPSGLVRGKMGVIGNGVVVDPEALLKEIDRVTAQGLKVTPETLKIAENAPLILPVHGALDRAREAARGERKIGTTGRGIGPAYEDKVARRAIRLCDLAEPETLDWKLDELLLHHNTLLKGLGAETFTKQELLDFLNGVAPRVLPFMAPVWDLLDDSRRSGSRILFEGAQAVMLDVDHGTYPYVTSSNTVAANAGTGAGVGPTSIGFVLGIAKAYTTRVGEGPFPSELHDDMGRTLGERGHEFGTVTGRPRRCGWFDAVLVRRAVRVGGVNGLALTKLDVLDGLDEISICVGYELDGKTTKHFPSAPGAQQRIRPVFETMEGWKDSTKGARSWAELPAQAIKYVRRIEELVEAPVTLLSTSPERDDTILMRDPFED, translated from the coding sequence ATGTCCAACGTGACCGTGATCGGCACCCAGTGGGGTGACGAGGGCAAGGGAAAGATCGTGGACTGGCTGGCCAGCCGCGCCGATGTGGTCGTGCGCTTTCAGGGCGGCCACAATGCAGGCCATACGCTGGTTGTGGGCGAGCAGACCTACAAGCTTTCCCTGCTGCCTTCGGGCCTCGTGCGCGGCAAGATGGGCGTGATCGGCAATGGCGTGGTGGTTGACCCCGAGGCGCTGCTCAAGGAAATCGACCGCGTGACCGCCCAGGGCCTGAAGGTGACGCCCGAGACGCTGAAGATTGCGGAAAACGCCCCCCTGATTCTGCCCGTGCATGGCGCGCTTGACCGCGCGCGCGAAGCCGCCCGCGGCGAGCGCAAGATCGGCACCACCGGGCGCGGCATCGGCCCCGCCTATGAGGACAAGGTCGCCCGTCGTGCCATCCGCCTGTGTGATCTGGCCGAGCCGGAAACGCTGGACTGGAAGCTCGACGAACTGCTGCTCCACCACAACACCCTGCTCAAGGGGCTGGGTGCCGAGACCTTCACCAAGCAGGAACTGCTCGACTTCCTCAATGGTGTCGCCCCCCGCGTGCTGCCCTTCATGGCGCCTGTGTGGGACCTGCTCGATGACAGCCGCCGCAGCGGCTCGCGCATCCTGTTCGAGGGCGCGCAGGCGGTGATGCTGGATGTGGACCACGGCACCTATCCCTACGTCACCTCATCAAACACCGTGGCCGCCAATGCGGGCACGGGTGCGGGCGTGGGGCCGACGAGCATCGGCTTCGTGCTGGGCATTGCCAAGGCCTACACCACCCGCGTGGGCGAAGGCCCGTTCCCCAGCGAACTGCATGATGACATGGGCCGCACGCTGGGCGAGCGCGGACATGAATTCGGCACCGTGACGGGCCGCCCCCGCCGCTGTGGCTGGTTTGATGCCGTGCTGGTGCGCCGCGCGGTGCGCGTGGGCGGGGTGAATGGCCTGGCCCTGACCAAGCTGGACGTACTCGATGGGCTGGACGAGATCAGCATCTGCGTGGGCTACGAACTCGACGGCAAGACCACGAAGCACTTCCCCTCGGCTCCCGGCGCGCAGCAGCGCATCCGCCCGGTGTTCGAGACGATGGAAGGCTGGAAAGACAGCACGAAGGGCGCGCGCTCCTGGGCTGAACTGCCCGCGCAGGCCATCAAGTATGTGCGCCGCATCGAGGAACTGGTGGAGGCGCCGGTGACCCTGCTTTCCACCAGCCCCGAACGCGACGACACCATCCTGATGCGCGACCCGTTCGAGGACTGA
- the mazG gene encoding nucleoside triphosphate pyrophosphohydrolase yields the protein MQDAAPSLQRLLGIMARLRDPESGCPWDKAQDFASIAPYSIEEAYEVADTIAREDWDGLPDELGDLLLQVVYHAQMADEKGLFDFATVATLIGDKMVRRHPHVFGEAEARAGQWENGKALERLARNRRGTLDDVPVGLPALIRARKLSARAARVGFDWDTVGEVAAKVDEELDELKVELESGDREKIFDELGDVLFTLATLARKLDMDPEACLRQANAKFTRRFTAVEHDLADRGLALADVDVKTMEEGWQAVKHRERAATKKT from the coding sequence ATGCAAGACGCTGCCCCTTCCCTCCAACGCCTGCTTGGCATCATGGCCCGCCTGCGCGACCCCGAGAGCGGCTGCCCGTGGGACAAGGCGCAGGATTTTGCCTCGATCGCGCCCTACAGCATTGAAGAAGCCTATGAAGTGGCCGACACCATTGCCCGTGAGGACTGGGACGGCCTGCCCGATGAGTTGGGCGACCTGCTGCTCCAGGTCGTCTATCACGCGCAGATGGCCGATGAGAAAGGCCTGTTCGACTTCGCCACCGTAGCCACCCTGATCGGCGACAAGATGGTGCGCCGCCACCCCCATGTGTTTGGCGAGGCCGAAGCCCGGGCGGGCCAGTGGGAAAACGGCAAGGCGCTCGAACGTCTGGCCCGCAACCGGCGCGGCACGCTGGACGACGTGCCCGTGGGCCTGCCAGCGTTGATCCGCGCGCGCAAGCTTTCGGCGCGTGCCGCCCGCGTGGGGTTTGACTGGGATACGGTAGGCGAGGTCGCCGCGAAGGTGGATGAGGAACTTGATGAACTGAAGGTCGAGCTTGAAAGCGGCGACCGCGAGAAGATCTTTGATGAACTCGGCGATGTGCTGTTCACGCTCGCCACACTGGCCCGCAAGCTGGACATGGACCCCGAGGCCTGCCTGCGCCAGGCCAACGCCAAGTTCACCCGCCGCTTTACCGCCGTCGAGCACGATCTGGCCGACCGGGGGCTCGCACTGGCCGATGTGGACGTGAAAACCATGGAGGAAGGCTGGCAGGCGGTGAAACACCGCGAGCGTGCAGCAACAAAAAAGACTTAA
- a CDS encoding phosphoserine transaminase, whose protein sequence is MPEALTAKPSVRPANPRFSSGPCAKRPGWSLHALADALVGRSHRSTEGRARLNEVITRSKAMLGMPEDWVLGIVPASDTGAVEMVLWSILGTRPVDVLAFESFSATWANDIIAQLELPEARVLKAGYGEIPDLAQVDWSRDVVLTWNGTTSGARLPYDAAIPTQRDGLVICDATSAAFAMDLPWEKLDVVTWSWQKVLGGEAAHGMLALSPRAVERLVSTPAPRALPKIFRLTNAKGLIAGIFKGDTINTPSMLCVEDALDGLKWAESIGGLKGLIARSEANLAAIAAWEAQSGWAQFLAPNPEHRSSTAICLRIVAPWFAALDHAAQTAAAKKIVSLLGKEGVAMDVGSYRDAPPGLRLWGGATVETADLAAVLPWLDWAYEQVRREHA, encoded by the coding sequence TTGCCTGAAGCCCTTACTGCAAAGCCGTCCGTGCGGCCTGCCAATCCGCGCTTTTCCTCCGGTCCGTGCGCCAAGCGCCCGGGGTGGTCGCTCCATGCCCTGGCCGATGCGCTGGTAGGGCGCTCGCACCGCTCGACCGAGGGGCGCGCACGGCTCAACGAGGTCATTACCCGCTCCAAGGCCATGCTGGGCATGCCCGAGGACTGGGTGCTCGGCATCGTGCCCGCATCCGACACGGGTGCGGTCGAGATGGTGCTGTGGTCCATTCTGGGCACGCGCCCGGTGGATGTGCTGGCGTTCGAGAGCTTCTCCGCCACCTGGGCCAATGACATCATTGCACAGCTCGAACTGCCCGAGGCCCGCGTGCTCAAGGCCGGGTATGGCGAGATTCCGGATCTGGCGCAGGTGGACTGGTCGCGGGACGTGGTGCTGACCTGGAATGGCACCACATCTGGCGCGCGCCTGCCCTATGATGCCGCTATTCCCACGCAGCGCGACGGGCTGGTGATCTGTGATGCCACATCAGCCGCCTTCGCCATGGACCTGCCGTGGGAGAAGCTCGATGTGGTGACATGGTCGTGGCAGAAGGTGCTCGGCGGCGAGGCGGCCCACGGCATGCTGGCCCTTTCCCCCCGCGCGGTGGAACGCCTGGTGTCCACCCCCGCGCCGCGCGCGCTGCCCAAGATCTTCCGCCTGACCAACGCCAAGGGCCTGATCGCGGGTATTTTCAAAGGCGATACCATCAACACGCCCTCCATGCTGTGCGTGGAAGATGCGCTTGATGGCCTGAAATGGGCCGAAAGCATTGGCGGGCTGAAGGGCCTGATCGCGCGCAGCGAAGCCAATCTTGCCGCGATTGCCGCATGGGAGGCGCAGTCCGGTTGGGCGCAGTTCCTCGCGCCCAACCCGGAGCACCGCTCGAGCACGGCCATCTGCCTGCGCATTGTCGCCCCGTGGTTTGCAGCACTCGATCACGCAGCCCAGACGGCGGCGGCGAAGAAGATCGTCTCCCTGCTGGGCAAGGAAGGCGTTGCGATGGATGTGGGCAGCTACCGTGATGCCCCGCCGGGCCTGCGGCTGTGGGGTGGCGCCACGGTCGAGACAGCAGACCTCGCGGCCGTGCTGCCGTGGCTTGACTGGGCTTATGAGCAGGTGCGGCGCGAACACGCCTGA
- a CDS encoding RluA family pseudouridine synthase: protein MNDTAPPAPIIATADDAGQRTDRFLANAVESLSRSRIKSLMESGHLLRNGDPLRDPAEPVRAGMCYEIHIPPAIPATPQGQDIALTILYEDRDLIVLDKAAGMVVHPAPGNEDGTLVNALLAHCGASLTGIGGEKRPGIVHRLDKDTSGIMVAAKTEMAHQALSLAFAERRIDRAYEALCWGIPTPGSGSFDGAIGRDKRDRKRMAVVTGDSGKHALTHYRVLNTFHGGLAHVECKLATGRTHQIRVHFAHAGHALVGDPVYLRRIPAAARALPPGAKAAALDFGRQALHARRLGFIHPRSGEEMLFESAPPEDFRQLLADIA from the coding sequence ATGAATGACACTGCCCCCCCTGCCCCGATCATCGCCACCGCCGATGATGCAGGCCAGCGCACCGACCGTTTTCTTGCCAATGCGGTCGAGAGCCTTTCGCGCTCGCGCATCAAGTCCCTTATGGAAAGCGGACACCTGCTGCGCAATGGCGATCCGCTGCGCGACCCGGCCGAACCGGTGCGGGCAGGCATGTGTTATGAAATTCACATCCCCCCCGCAATCCCCGCAACGCCGCAGGGCCAGGACATCGCGCTGACCATATTATATGAGGACCGCGACCTGATCGTGCTCGACAAGGCCGCCGGCATGGTGGTGCACCCGGCGCCAGGCAATGAAGATGGCACGCTGGTCAACGCCCTGCTTGCCCATTGCGGCGCGAGCCTGACCGGCATTGGCGGCGAAAAGCGCCCCGGAATCGTGCACCGGCTGGACAAGGACACATCGGGCATCATGGTCGCGGCCAAGACCGAAATGGCGCATCAGGCCCTGTCCCTCGCCTTTGCCGAGCGCCGGATCGACCGCGCCTACGAAGCCCTGTGCTGGGGCATCCCCACACCGGGCAGCGGGTCGTTCGATGGCGCGATCGGGCGCGACAAGCGCGACCGCAAGCGCATGGCGGTGGTGACCGGCGACAGCGGCAAGCACGCGCTCACCCACTACCGGGTGCTCAATACCTTCCACGGTGGCCTTGCGCATGTGGAATGCAAGCTGGCCACCGGGCGCACGCACCAGATCCGGGTGCATTTTGCCCATGCCGGGCATGCGCTGGTGGGCGACCCGGTCTATCTGCGCCGCATTCCTGCCGCCGCCCGCGCCCTGCCGCCCGGCGCGAAGGCGGCCGCGCTGGATTTTGGCCGCCAGGCGCTGCATGCACGCAGGCTGGGCTTCATCCACCCGCGCAGCGGCGAGGAGATGCTGTTTGAAAGCGCGCCGCCGGAAGACTTCCGCCAGCTTCTGGCCGATATTGCCTGA
- a CDS encoding inositol monophosphatase family protein produces MTQRITLADMHKVVAMMREAAQRHVMPSFRCLDRADIRSKSGPMDIVTVADEATERDLTAALQAAWPKALVVGEEAVAASPDLLDGLATAELAFVIDPIDGTANYAAGVPLFGVMVSAVSGGEVVGGAIVDPICNIAAIAARGQGAWLDDGKGGERRLQVAPAVPAHEMAGNASWRYLPAPVRDVVTHNLPKVAGSWDFRCAAHEYLMLVDGRCHFLLFNRTLPWDHLAGWLIHQEAGGYSAHFDGAPYRVTDRSGGLLYAPDRASWQALHDLLLTAP; encoded by the coding sequence ATGACGCAACGGATCACACTGGCGGATATGCACAAGGTGGTGGCGATGATGCGTGAAGCAGCACAGCGCCATGTCATGCCGTCCTTCCGTTGCCTTGACCGTGCCGATATTCGCAGCAAGAGCGGGCCGATGGATATCGTGACCGTGGCGGATGAAGCCACCGAGCGTGACCTCACCGCAGCCTTGCAGGCCGCCTGGCCCAAAGCCCTCGTGGTGGGGGAGGAGGCGGTGGCCGCCAGTCCTGACCTGCTTGATGGCCTGGCCACGGCTGAACTGGCCTTTGTCATCGACCCGATTGATGGCACCGCCAATTACGCGGCGGGCGTGCCGCTGTTTGGCGTGATGGTGTCTGCCGTATCGGGTGGCGAAGTTGTGGGCGGGGCGATTGTGGACCCCATCTGCAATATCGCGGCCATAGCCGCGCGCGGGCAGGGGGCGTGGCTTGATGATGGCAAGGGGGGCGAGCGCCGCCTGCAGGTTGCCCCCGCCGTGCCCGCGCATGAGATGGCGGGCAATGCCTCATGGCGCTACCTGCCAGCCCCCGTGCGTGATGTGGTGACCCATAACCTGCCCAAGGTGGCGGGATCGTGGGATTTCCGTTGTGCGGCGCATGAATACCTCATGCTGGTCGATGGGCGCTGCCATTTCCTGCTGTTTAACCGCACCCTGCCGTGGGACCATCTGGCGGGCTGGCTGATCCATCAGGAAGCCGGTGGCTACAGCGCCCATTTTGATGGCGCGCCCTATCGCGTGACCGACCGTAGCGGCGGGCTGCTCTATGCGCCTGATCGCGCAAGCTGGCAGGCGCTGCACGACCTGTTGCTGACGGCTCCCTGA
- the hflX gene encoding GTPase HflX, whose protein sequence is MTVAAPSSATRAAVILPWERPDRHDDARAAEARLEEAVGLAASIGLVVVCQAVLLLRARRPATLLGGGQVDSLKETVKADNITVVIIDSRLTPVQQRNLERALGCKVIDRTALILDIFGERAATREGTLQVELAHLEYQRSRLVRTWTHLERQRGGFGFLGGPGETQIEADRRMIGDRIVRLKRELEQVRRTRGLHRQARRRVPFPIVALVGYTNAGKSTLFNALTGASVYAQDQLFATLDPTMRGIQLPSGRRVILSDTVGFISDLPTELIAAFRATLEEVAEADIILHVRDVSHPDSASQRNDVIEVLEGMARNGTIEADWQGRVIEVLNKADLVGGRDAVGARPGNVVISAITGDGLPDLLAAIDERMTRAMEVVRYRVPITEGAAMAWLHEHGEVTERADGEEGAEMTVRLSPANRARFEMQFGRVVTCLVD, encoded by the coding sequence GTGACGGTGGCGGCGCCTTCATCCGCCACGCGCGCCGCTGTCATCCTGCCATGGGAGCGCCCTGACAGGCACGATGATGCCCGCGCGGCCGAAGCCCGGCTGGAGGAAGCGGTGGGACTTGCCGCCTCCATCGGGCTGGTGGTGGTGTGTCAGGCGGTGCTGCTGCTACGCGCCCGCAGGCCTGCTACCCTGCTTGGCGGCGGTCAGGTCGATTCGCTTAAAGAGACGGTCAAGGCCGACAACATCACCGTTGTCATTATCGATTCCCGGCTCACCCCGGTGCAGCAGCGCAACCTCGAGCGCGCGCTGGGCTGCAAGGTGATCGACCGGACCGCGCTGATCCTTGATATTTTTGGCGAGCGCGCGGCCACGCGTGAAGGCACGCTGCAGGTCGAACTCGCCCATCTGGAATACCAGCGCAGCCGCCTTGTGCGCACCTGGACCCATCTTGAGCGCCAGCGCGGTGGCTTCGGCTTTCTTGGCGGCCCCGGCGAGACGCAGATCGAGGCCGACCGCCGCATGATCGGCGACCGGATCGTGCGCCTCAAGCGCGAGCTTGAGCAGGTGCGCCGCACGCGCGGGCTGCACCGGCAGGCCCGCAGGCGCGTGCCGTTCCCCATTGTGGCGCTGGTGGGTTACACCAATGCGGGCAAGTCCACCCTGTTCAATGCCCTGACCGGGGCGAGCGTGTATGCGCAGGACCAGCTTTTTGCCACGCTGGACCCCACCATGCGCGGCATCCAGCTGCCATCGGGGCGGCGGGTGATCCTGTCCGATACGGTGGGCTTCATCAGTGACCTGCCGACCGAACTCATCGCCGCCTTCCGCGCCACGCTTGAAGAGGTGGCCGAGGCCGACATCATCCTGCATGTGCGCGATGTCTCGCACCCCGATAGCGCCTCGCAGCGCAATGACGTGATCGAGGTGCTCGAGGGCATGGCGCGCAACGGCACGATCGAGGCCGACTGGCAGGGGCGTGTGATCGAGGTGCTGAACAAGGCCGATCTCGTTGGCGGGCGCGACGCCGTGGGCGCGCGACCGGGCAACGTGGTCATTTCCGCCATTACCGGCGATGGCCTGCCCGACCTGCTGGCCGCGATTGACGAGCGCATGACCCGCGCGATGGAAGTCGTGCGCTACCGCGTGCCCATAACCGAGGGCGCGGCCATGGCCTGGCTGCACGAGCATGGCGAGGTGACCGAGCGTGCCGATGGGGAGGAAGGGGCCGAGATGACCGTGCGCCTTTCACCTGCCAACCGTGCGCGTTTCGAGATGCAGTTCGGTCGCGTCGTGACCTGCCTGGTCGATTAG
- the argC gene encoding N-acetyl-gamma-glutamyl-phosphate reductase, producing MSSDGQATVFIDGEAGTTGLGIRERLRHLPVTLRSIDPARRKDADARREMMAAVDVVVLCLPDAAAKEAVAMADAMGAEAPRILDASTAFRTDPAWVYGFPEMDAAQPERIRKAARVSNPGCYPTGLVGLLRPLVKAGLVPDDYPITVNAVSGYSGGGRSMIEAHEREGGPAFELYGLGLGHKHIPEMKLYAGLAQLPLFVPSVGHFAQGMIVSVPLHLDLLPGNVGLADLHAVLAAHYAGSDRVSVVEPCGKLVADALAGTDRMELRVHGNEELGQAVLTARLDNLGKGASGAAIQNLALMLGLEPPPPV from the coding sequence ATGAGCAGCGACGGACAGGCAACGGTCTTTATCGATGGCGAGGCAGGCACCACGGGGCTTGGCATCCGCGAGCGGCTGCGGCACCTGCCGGTCACGCTGCGCTCCATTGACCCCGCCCGCCGCAAGGATGCTGACGCCCGGCGCGAGATGATGGCCGCAGTCGACGTGGTGGTGCTGTGCCTGCCCGATGCCGCCGCGAAGGAAGCGGTGGCCATGGCCGATGCCATGGGGGCCGAGGCGCCCCGCATCCTTGATGCCAGCACCGCCTTCCGCACCGACCCGGCCTGGGTTTACGGCTTTCCCGAAATGGATGCGGCCCAGCCGGAGCGCATCCGCAAGGCGGCGCGCGTGTCCAACCCCGGCTGCTACCCCACGGGGCTGGTGGGCCTGCTGCGCCCGCTCGTCAAGGCCGGGCTGGTGCCTGATGACTACCCCATCACGGTCAATGCCGTAAGCGGCTACAGTGGCGGCGGCCGCAGCATGATCGAGGCGCATGAGCGTGAGGGCGGTCCCGCCTTCGAGCTGTACGGGCTGGGGCTTGGCCACAAGCACATCCCCGAAATGAAGCTGTATGCAGGCCTTGCGCAACTGCCGCTGTTCGTGCCCTCGGTCGGGCATTTTGCGCAGGGGATGATCGTGTCCGTGCCGCTGCATCTCGATCTGCTGCCCGGCAATGTCGGCTTGGCCGACCTGCACGCGGTGCTGGCCGCGCATTATGCAGGCTCCGACCGTGTCAGTGTGGTCGAGCCCTGCGGCAAGCTGGTGGCTGATGCGCTGGCGGGCACCGACCGGATGGAGCTGCGCGTGCATGGCAATGAAGAACTCGGCCAGGCCGTGCTGACCGCGCGACTGGACAATCTGGGCAAGGGCGCATCGGGTGCCGCGATCCAGAATCTGGCGTTGATGCTGGGGCTGGAGCCGCCGCCGCCGGTGTGA